TGTAGTTTGTTCCTATTATTGATTGTAAAAATACAACTTTTTCtattaatgcttttaaaaaaaacaccactctTATATAAAGCTTCATCGTATCTACACTTTTTCCTTGataattaacactttttttttttcgttacgGCACAAACCATTGCGTGAGAATAATTTGAATTTTCTGACCACTCATTTCGTTTACAAGGATCTCGAAACTTTAAAAAGTCATAGCTAGAGAAATATTTTAACTGGattcttttttcattgtttttgttttcgtttCTCTGTTGGTCATTTCTGGCATTCTGGTGAGCCTGATGCAAATTTTATTGGCTCTTGTCCTAGTGTTGGAacataaaatagatttttttcttatattcttttGCAGTTTAACGGTTATTTGTGGAGGGGTTTTCCTTTCCCCATtattaaatgtgattaaataaGCTGATATGTGTCTATGCTCTGGTATATGAATTAAAACTCATTGCCTTCTTAAAAGAATCTCCGAAAAATTAACAGCCTTTTTGCTTCTCTCTCTACGCAGCGGACTTCGGCTTTGCACGGCACCTCCAGAACAACATGATGGCCGCCACCCTTTGCGGCTCCCCCATGTATATGGCAAGTATCTTTTATCCATCTTCTGCTTGTGTTCCTGATTCACATGTGCACATTCTAACCCTGAGACGCTCTTCACACCAGGCTCCAGAGGTCATCATGTCGCAGAACTATGATGCCAAGGCTGATCTGTGGAGTATAGGAACCATTGTGTTTCAGTGCCTGACTGGTAAAGCCCCATTTCAAGTGAGTGctggtgtttattattattttaaaatgcatacAGATATACATTAGCCAATTATTAGCTATGAGGATATTGAAGTCTGAGGCTACAGTAGGAACAGACTTACTAAAATTGTGCATTTTAAATCTTCAACTGCTTCGTTTGCCAGTTGGTGTCCAATGTAGCCTTAGATAACGTTTACTAGTTTaggcaggtagttggtttaaaagaggcagatgtagaggacagagtaataTTGAGAcctaacaggagcagctgaaagaagaagaagaaactgtTGTTGCTTATCTGCCTCAAGGTTTGACGTGTTCTGCGTTCTGAcgtgttttttctctttccgCGGTTGTGGTCATTTGAGAACCCGTCTGGATGTCCTCTTTTGATCTCCATCATCCGAAATTTCCGCCTCAGAGCTTCCACTCACTGGatgattgtttgtttttggtgaagatgtgtgtgtgtgacaagcCCAAGACAATCAGCTCCTtctgaaatacacaaaccagcctgtcacttttttttccactttctaGGCCAGCAGTCCTCAGGACCTCCGCTTGTTTTATGAGAAGAATAAGAATCTCAGTCCAAAGTAAGTGTCTGGGCTGGAACATGCTTCTCCTTGTTCTGTTTAGTCCTTTGATCAtaccacttctctctctctttttctctttatttctatgTGTGCAGCATTCCCAGAGAGACGTCCAGCCATCTGAGACACTTGCTCCTAGGCCTGCTGCAGAGGAACCATAAGGACCGCATGGACTTTGGTCAGTGTTGCGATGCAGATATTTGCATATATtcaagtgtgtgtatattttccTGCTTTTTGAGCCAAATGATTTGGATTATtgtttgatgtgtgttttttagatGAGTTCTTCAAGCACCCTTTCCTTGAGGCAAGCTCCAGCATGAAGAAGTGTGAGTTTCTTGGCTGTCCATGCAGATTTCTGCAGTTAACCGTTTAATCGGACATGctatttgttaataataatatatagtatattaaaataataataaaaggaaataaatgtagATTCAATGCAGACTTTTGTATcgtttgtattatatatatgttttatctATTTCAAAACATGATAGCATGATAGTAATAGTGctatctctgtctgtgtgtgtgtgtgtgtgtgtgtgtgtgtgtgtgtgtgtgtgtgtgtgtgtgtgtgtgtgtgtaattgtgtgtttacAGCTGCACCGGTGACCCTGACCTGCTTTCCCAGCTCAGGTTCAGCAAGCTCATGTAGCAGCTCCTCCACCTCACACCTCGCTTCTCCtcctgtaagtgtgtgtgtgtgtgtgtgtgtgtgtgtgtgtgtgtgtgtgtgtgtgtgtgtgtgtgtgtgtgtgtgtgtgtgtttacactgtTTCAGAGCAGTCCTTTTGTCCCATTTCTTTATAACACAATACAGTGTGACGCTGAGGCGCTCATCTCACATACACAGTAAATATACAAGTTTGAATGATGATTAAAATAATGGATAATTAGAAACtgctttgttttaatatataaaattctcgttatattgttgttgtttttttaatatttgggAACCAATTTTTTGTAGCAGTTATAAGCAGTTTAAAGATGATTCTGATGATGCATTCATGATCTTTTATTTcatgtattaacatttttaagcttttttgtGATATGAAAATTGACATATACCAGAAATGTtgttttagaaagaaagaaaaaaagccaatGTAATTAATAATCTCTTTGAATTCACAGCAGTCCCTTGGTGAGAGCCAGCAGAATCGAACCAAAGTGCTGGCCTCCCCTACCCAGGATTCACCAGGCTCCTTGCTGAAGGATTCAGCCGGTGGTGGAGAAGCAGTAAGAACTCGTCTTGTGACACGGATGACTTTGTGATGGTTCCCGCTAATTTCCCCAGTAAGTGAAAACTTCTACTCTTGCTCTTTTTTCCTTCTAAGGATGAAAGGTGGAAATACAGGACTCTTGTCTCCATCTTAACATCTCTTCTCTGTATGTTCTCTCTTGTTCTGTGTCTAGGTGAGCTCACGTGTGAAATGCCCTCAGGAAAGGTGCTTCAGGACAGTCTCATAATTAGTGGGTAAGAAACTTATCTCTTACGATGCTTGACAGAGGAGCACGTagtgacctttttttttgtaattcatacaagacagatgaaatcaaataattttttaaatcaactttAATGAAAATTCTTCAAATCGGTTTAAGCGGTTTGTTTCCTCCCTTCACCAGGAGTTCTCTTCTCGCTTCTGGAAGTCAGGGCAATCAGGCCAAGTCTCTTCCACGTTCGCCCTCTTACAGCGGCTCTGCAGCGCCACCAGGGTAAGCCGTGTCAATTTCGTTTTTTTCCCGTATATTTTTCTGTTACCTGtccaggggtctcatttataaacggGGCGTACGCACGTTTTTTGTGCAAACACCACGTTTACATATGAGACCCCAGAGCgatccagagtttagcgggtggtgcatcagtaataatggtctgtgtggaaacacagtgctctgtgtgtagttaaatgtaCCACTGTTTCCGGTTTCTGTGAGGCCACTTGAAAGGAGTTTTGATTGTATCGATTAGACCCATGAGTCTTACTGTGCcctgtttcttctttatttgttctctctgtccttctttATCTTTCACTCTCAGCAGGCCCCCTGAACAATCGTTGAGTAACTGTAGTAACTATGGACAGTCCGTGCCCATTCCGGTGCCCACACAGATTCACAACTATCAGCGCCTGGAGCAGAACCTGCACTCCCCCAGCCAGGACAGCTCCCCACGGTGAATATCAAACAAATTCCTTTTCAAAGTTTCACAATATTTGTAGGCAAACGAAACACACTGGGTGTTAAAGGGTTCTTTTACTCGTTTAGTTTTGTTTCATTCGTACCCTGTTTCCCACGGTTCTCAGTTTTTGGGATCCTTTAGACAGGTTAGAAGACAGCGATTATTCTGTGGTGTATGAAACTTTTTGAGCTTAGTGTGCTTTGTGTACGCTGGGTAGTTGCACTCCAATGCGGCGGTGCAGCAGTGGCAGTCCTCTTGGTTGTGGCAGGACAGGACCATCTCCCCCTCTTCACTCAGCCATCAACACACGCAGACTGTCTATAGGGGGCAGCAAACCCATCCAGCCCGCCCCACAGGGTAAGGACTACCTTCAAGTGTCTAACTATAATAGATTTGGATTTAGGATTTTAGTTCTCTCTTCTAGATCTTTAGTTACAATTCATACCAAACAATTTGGGGCATATGGCTGTAAAACAGTAATGCTGATCACTAATTGGTCAAAGATTctcttaaatgtaattaaaagtgtttttttttttttttttttttctgattgatTAAAGAGGCAACCCAGTGTTTTTGcaacaataaaaattttaaagatgCGCATGTCAGCTACAGGTGTTATAACCCTATATTGTACATTACATaattgatcatttatttattatagctatatatatatattatagaaataattttTCCTGTGCTGCAATTTACAGTATATGCAACAAAAAAGCATCGtatttatcttttgtcatctatatctttaaaaaatttatttttcttctttaaaaaaaaaaccgaataaaataaattcttctTAAAATTGttccataacaaaaaaaaaggggtgaAAATCAAAAATTTGaagaaatacaatacaaattaaatggaaaaagatacaataaaaacaaactattcggtgtatatacaaatattcagcatcatttattatacatgtaaataataatgaaataaagaatTTTCAAATGTATGCGTGTGCAAAAGATATGAGGTGGTGGATGTTGTGCAGTAGGTCCAGACGCTTGTCCCCCTAGTCCCCCTAGTCCATAGAGTTCCCCTAGTTGAGGGATCGAGTTGCCTGTgtgaagaagctcctcctcatttaataattaatcttgtgctgttattttttttggacatcTGTTTTTGCAATATTAACGTCATGCTGAGAGGCCGTATCCTGGTATGGTATGCCTGCGTTAGCTCTTTATAAGCACTGCATACCTCTACTgtaacatttttcagttgttttgaaATCTGCCATGTAAGCAAAAACAGAAGGTCTGCATTTCCCAAAGTATGGTAAAATGCGTCATGCTGTTATTTACATCAGCACAATtttaacctctctctctctctctctctttcctcctatTTCCCAGCTCTCCAGCTACCCGATGTTAAGCCCAGATCCAGGCAGCAAGGTTTGGGCTCACGCCTCCACAGTGCCCCCTGTTTGCTGGAGGCCACTGGCGGCTGCAGGCAGACGATCAGGAAGCAGCACTCGGACCCCGTTGTGAACCCTCAGGGTGGTGCGATGGCCCTGAGGACCCTGCATTCCTCTCCCCGACTGAGTGAACTGATACAGCGCAGTCCCCTACCCACCATCCTGGGATCACCCTCCAgagtatgtctttttttttttcctcaagctCCCAAACGTGAAGCACCATGTTTTAAATCACCTACTGCTGtttaatgttcatttttatttctctaattCTGTCATAATAATGCAATGTTTTCAGATGTATGTTACATCTCATCAGCTCTGGTCCAAAGACACTATAATGAAGTTCACTGTAGACCTTTTCtctacatttctttattattattaacagtacAAATCCTGTGAGTGGGCAGTTTATTGCCTTTCTCCAGATTACCTCCAGTAGATTTATTCAACATACAAATAAGCAGACAGACATTCAGACAAAGGATGTAGACCGAGtttaaaaatgctgtttctggTTGTTTTGGCTTCATGCTGACTTTAAACTTTGACCTGCAAATTGGTGAACTTTGGTCcaaacaaaagtaaaagtgttttgCATGTTTGAGTTCATAATCACCATTTGGAAagttttggaagaaaaaaagcacaggATAGAATATGTAGTGTGTCACCATGTCCTCCTTTCTTGTCTTTTTAGGTGTAATAagattttaaatactttataatAGCTACATTCAAGTGTTTATCATTACCAGGGACATGGGTCTTATTGCAGATGAAATTTGTAGCctttgtttgaaaaaatgtattcaaattaaTCAAAACCATTCTATATATTGCCGTAAAATACAGCTACGATTTATTAACGCTGATAGTATGGAGCTGTTCCTTACTTTAATACACTGAGGGTTCTTTTCCATCTTTCTTCCcgcttggattttttttaaattctgttcTTGTCCACCCCCCCCAAGGCTATGTCCCCATTCGAATTCACAAAGCCGCCCAGCTCGCCGAACATGGTGACATTTCTGACGCCGAAGGGTTTCGTTTTCCCCTCATCCGCCGGTCGGCCGTGCCAGGTAGAATCCGGAGTGCCTGCCGCTTTTCAGTCTGAGGACACCAAGAATTTTGGGAGGTAGAGACTGAAAATTTTGGAAaacgtcctttttttttttaagctcgcTTTTTCCTTACTCATTCCTGTCCTTTTTGTTTCCAGGTCTCAGAGCTCTGGCCGCCTGTCAGACATGCTTCTGAAGGCAGCGTTCGGTGGACAGATGGGAGATCGAGGCAGCACGGAGAACCTCAGTGCCGACAGAGCGATCGACATCACAGGTTAGGACTCGCACACCGCTTTtccactttttgtttttgttttatcgGAGATGAACATGTAGCGGTTGAAACTGCATGACGAGTA
This Silurus meridionalis isolate SWU-2019-XX chromosome 15, ASM1480568v1, whole genome shotgun sequence DNA region includes the following protein-coding sequences:
- the ulk1b gene encoding LOW QUALITY PROTEIN: serine/threonine-protein kinase ULK1 (The sequence of the model RefSeq protein was modified relative to this genomic sequence to represent the inferred CDS: inserted 1 base in 1 codon), whose translation is METVGKFEFSRKDLIGHGAFAVVFKGRHREKHDWEVAVKCINKKNLAKSQTLLGKEIKILKELKHENIVALHDFQETASSVYLVMEYCNGGDLADYLHSKGTLSEDTIRVFLQQIAGAMRVLQTKGIIHRDLKPQNILLSHPAGRKSHTNNTCIKIADFGFARHLQNNMMAATLCGSPMYMAPEVIMSQNYDAKADLWSIGTIVFQCLTGKAPFQASSPQDLRLFYEKNKNLSPNIPRETSSHLRHLLLGLLQRNHKDRMDFDEFFKHPFLEASSSMKKSAPVTLTCFPSSGSASSCSSSSTSHLASPPQSLGESQQNRTKVLASPTQDSPGSLLKDSAGGGXSSKNSSCDTDDFVMVPANFPSELTCEMPSGKVLQDSLIISGSSLLASGSQGNQAKSLPRSPSYSGSAAPPGRPPEQSLSNCSNYGQSVPIPVPTQIHNYQRLEQNLHSPSQDSSPRCTPMRRCSSGSPLGCGRTGPSPPLHSAINTRRLSIGGSKPIQPAPQALQLPDVKPRSRQQGLGSRLHSAPCLLEATGGCRQTIRKQHSDPVVNPQGGAMALRTLHSSPRLSELIQRSPLPTILGSPSRAMSPFEFTKPPSSPNMVTFLTPKGFVFPSSAGRPCQVESGVPAAFQSEDTKNFGRSQSSGRLSDMLLKAAFGGQMGDRGSTENLSADRAIDITAPSAGGTMVVGSGSPARVVFTVGSPPSGGTPPHASRSRKFSACSSSSISPVGSLTTRYPQTGMCLDGFECSSSPRYSLADPVSANLEGAVMFEAPELPEETLMEQEHTEILQRLRFTLNFARGMVDVAASRGGEDRQAEPPSTCLHQQESVVADQISSLSREWSYAEQLVLYMKTAELLSNALHTAMEGIKQGKLYPSTTVKQVIRRLNDLYKSSVTSCRSLNARLERFFSRKHRLMDHIDTITAERLIFSHTVQMVQAAALDEMFHQGEASVQRYRKALLLMEGLSLLLTEQSDIVSISKCKECIERRLTALQSGLCV